A single Xylanimonas cellulosilytica DSM 15894 DNA region contains:
- a CDS encoding uroporphyrinogen-III synthase has translation MTHDAAGTHAPLVAEGRPLTPVMAGATVLITADRRSGELAAALERRGARVRHAPALSIVPHVDDQALIAATRTLLAAPPDVLVATTGVGFRAWVEAADAYGVADELRTALAGTRIVARGPKANGAIQAAGYRADWVAESETSAEVAELLLSEGVAGLHVAVQQHGAGADGLDVVLEKAGARVTNLVVYRWGPPPDPAALADSARAAAAGEIDAVVFTSAPGAEAWLAAVEDAGYGPRVVERFTFGQMVAAAVGPVTARPLQHRGITPLQPERGRLGALVRSLVAHYTHVESVALATVAGPLVVRARVAVLDGRVLPLSPTGVEVLRLLAAAGGAVVSRERVLDVLPGDSRDPHAVEVAIGRVREAVGRRDLIRTVVKRGYRIEKAVESVVENVR, from the coding sequence ATGACGCACGACGCCGCTGGCACGCACGCCCCGCTCGTGGCTGAGGGGCGCCCTCTGACGCCCGTGATGGCGGGTGCCACGGTGCTCATCACCGCCGACCGGCGTTCGGGCGAGCTGGCGGCGGCGCTGGAGCGGCGCGGCGCCCGCGTGCGGCACGCGCCCGCGCTGAGCATCGTCCCGCACGTGGACGACCAGGCCCTGATCGCCGCGACCCGCACGCTGCTCGCCGCGCCGCCCGACGTGCTCGTGGCCACCACGGGCGTGGGGTTCCGGGCCTGGGTCGAGGCGGCGGACGCCTACGGCGTCGCGGACGAGCTCCGCACGGCGCTGGCCGGCACCCGCATCGTGGCCCGCGGTCCCAAGGCGAACGGTGCCATCCAGGCCGCCGGGTACCGGGCCGACTGGGTCGCGGAGTCCGAGACGTCCGCCGAGGTGGCCGAGCTGCTGCTCTCCGAGGGCGTGGCAGGGCTGCACGTGGCCGTCCAGCAGCACGGTGCCGGGGCCGACGGCCTCGACGTCGTGCTGGAGAAGGCGGGCGCCCGCGTGACCAACCTCGTGGTCTACCGCTGGGGTCCGCCACCAGACCCGGCCGCGCTCGCCGACTCGGCGCGGGCGGCCGCCGCGGGCGAGATCGACGCGGTGGTGTTCACCTCCGCGCCCGGCGCCGAGGCGTGGCTGGCGGCGGTCGAGGACGCCGGGTACGGCCCGCGGGTGGTCGAGCGGTTCACGTTCGGGCAGATGGTCGCCGCCGCCGTCGGTCCCGTCACGGCCCGTCCGCTGCAGCACCGCGGCATCACCCCGCTGCAGCCCGAGCGGGGCCGCCTGGGCGCCCTGGTGCGCTCGCTCGTGGCGCACTACACGCACGTCGAGTCCGTCGCGCTGGCCACCGTGGCCGGGCCGCTGGTCGTCCGGGCGCGGGTCGCCGTGCTCGACGGGCGGGTGCTGCCTCTGTCGCCCACGGGCGTCGAGGTGCTGCGCCTGCTGGCCGCCGCGGGCGGTGCCGTCGTCTCGCGCGAGCGGGTGCTGGACGTGCTGCCGGGCGACTCGCGCGACCCGCACGCCGTCGAGGTGGCCATCGGTCGCGTGCGTGAGGCCGTGGGCCGCCGCGACCTCATCCGCACCGTCGTCAAGCGTGGCTACCGCATCGAGAAGGCCGTCGAGAGTGTCGTCGAGAATGTCCGCTGA
- the nirD gene encoding nitrite reductase small subunit NirD codes for MNAVLTPVCPLTYLAVERGAAALVEVDGAQVQVALFRLHDDEVLAVQQADPFSGANVLSRGLVGTRGGEPTVASPVYKQVFALRTGTCLETAGYAPHPGHGPDLTTYEVTVLDGVVHVGGPRSEPDAGDTAGDTAGGAAVDVQSGGTA; via the coding sequence ATGAACGCCGTTCTCACCCCCGTCTGCCCGCTGACCTACCTGGCCGTCGAGCGCGGTGCCGCCGCGCTCGTCGAGGTTGACGGCGCCCAGGTGCAGGTCGCCCTGTTCCGCCTGCACGACGACGAGGTGCTGGCCGTCCAGCAGGCCGACCCGTTCTCCGGCGCCAACGTGCTCTCGCGCGGCCTGGTCGGCACCCGCGGCGGGGAGCCCACCGTGGCCTCGCCGGTGTACAAGCAGGTGTTCGCGCTGCGCACCGGCACCTGCCTGGAGACGGCCGGGTACGCCCCGCACCCGGGTCACGGGCCGGACCTGACCACGTACGAGGTCACCGTGCTCGACGGCGTCGTGCACGTCGGCGGGCCCCGCTCGGAGCCGGACGCCGGCGACACCGCCGGCGACACCGCCGGGGGCGCCGCCGTGGACGTCCAGTCAGGAGGGACGGCGTGA
- the nirB gene encoding nitrite reductase large subunit NirB: MSGSQAPRRLVVVGGGMVAQRLVEALRARDAAGAWQVDVFAEEPRTPYDRVQLTKYFEARDAEELALGDPALWADPLVTLHRDCAVTGIDREARTVTDRLGRVHPYDELVLATGSSAAVPPIPGADLPGVFVYRTIDDVAALRGWVEQKRRDFAAFSRSGADKPVRGAVIGGGLLGLEAAGALKALDAHATVIQFGTHLMDVQTDLGGGQALARLINGKGIGVRCSTATQVMKPHRRTGHVGRLEFADGGRLDVDVVVLATGVRPRDELARAAGLEVGARGGVVVDLACRTADEHVHAIGEVAAVEGVCYGLVAPGYAMAEVVVDRLLGGEATFPGADTATKLKLNGVDVASFGDAHARTPGAVEVVWADPVGGVYKKLVLSDDAKTLLGGVFVGDAAPYASLRPMLGSTLPGDPSAFLLPEGAGAAPSLELPDDANVCSCNNVTAGTIRGAVTEHGCTDLAGVKACTRAGTTCGSCLPLVKKITTAELEKAGVEVSTALCEHFSLSRAGLFEAVRVAGLHTFSEILERFGQGGRGCDICRPVIGSILASLGNGHVLAGEQAALQDTNDHVLANMQKDGTYSVVPRMPGGEVTPEGLIVIGQVARDFGLYTKITGGQRVDMFGARIEQLPQIWQRLVDAGFESGHAYGKALRTVKSCVGSTWCRYGVQDSVGMAVRLELRYRGLRSPHKLKLGVSGCARECAEARGKDVGVIATEKGWNMYVGGNGGFTPKHARLFAEDLSDDELIRAIDRFLLYYVRSADRLQRTAAWLDDVEGGLDHVRAVVLEDSLGIAADLDEQMAAHVAGYEDEWKAVLDDPDKLARFSSFVNAPDTPDPDLAYVPERGQRRPATADEKDSGAVLIAGPTLPVLVPEEAR; this comes from the coding sequence ATGAGCGGATCACAGGCACCCCGGAGATTGGTCGTCGTCGGTGGCGGCATGGTCGCCCAGCGGCTCGTCGAGGCGCTGCGCGCCCGTGACGCGGCGGGCGCGTGGCAGGTGGACGTGTTCGCCGAGGAGCCGCGCACCCCGTACGACCGCGTCCAGCTCACCAAGTACTTCGAGGCGCGCGACGCCGAGGAGCTCGCCCTGGGCGACCCGGCGCTGTGGGCCGACCCGCTGGTGACGCTCCACCGCGACTGCGCGGTCACCGGCATCGACCGCGAGGCGCGGACGGTCACCGACCGGCTCGGGCGCGTGCACCCCTACGACGAGCTGGTGCTCGCCACCGGCTCGTCGGCCGCGGTCCCGCCCATCCCGGGCGCCGACCTGCCGGGCGTGTTCGTCTACCGCACCATCGACGACGTCGCGGCGCTGCGCGGCTGGGTCGAGCAGAAGCGCCGCGACTTCGCCGCGTTCAGCCGGAGCGGGGCGGACAAGCCGGTGCGCGGCGCCGTCATCGGTGGCGGCCTGCTCGGCCTGGAGGCGGCCGGGGCGCTCAAGGCGCTCGACGCCCACGCCACCGTGATCCAGTTCGGCACGCACCTCATGGACGTGCAGACGGACCTGGGTGGCGGGCAGGCGCTGGCCCGCCTCATCAACGGCAAGGGCATCGGCGTGCGCTGCAGCACGGCCACGCAGGTCATGAAGCCGCACCGGCGCACCGGCCACGTCGGGCGTCTGGAGTTCGCCGACGGCGGTCGCCTCGACGTCGACGTCGTCGTGCTGGCCACCGGCGTGCGGCCGCGCGACGAGCTGGCCCGTGCGGCCGGCCTGGAGGTCGGTGCCCGCGGCGGCGTGGTGGTCGACCTCGCCTGCCGCACCGCCGACGAGCACGTGCACGCGATCGGCGAGGTCGCCGCGGTCGAGGGCGTCTGCTACGGCCTGGTCGCCCCCGGCTACGCGATGGCGGAGGTCGTCGTCGACCGCCTGCTGGGCGGCGAGGCCACCTTCCCCGGGGCAGACACGGCCACCAAGCTCAAGCTGAACGGCGTCGACGTCGCCAGCTTCGGCGACGCGCACGCCCGCACGCCGGGCGCGGTCGAGGTGGTCTGGGCCGACCCGGTCGGCGGCGTCTACAAGAAGCTCGTCCTGTCCGACGACGCGAAGACCCTCCTGGGCGGCGTGTTCGTCGGGGACGCCGCCCCCTACGCGTCCCTGCGGCCCATGCTCGGCTCCACCCTGCCGGGCGACCCGTCGGCGTTCCTGCTGCCCGAGGGCGCCGGTGCCGCGCCGAGCCTCGAGCTGCCCGACGACGCGAACGTCTGCTCGTGCAACAACGTCACCGCGGGCACGATCCGCGGCGCGGTCACCGAGCACGGCTGCACCGACCTGGCCGGCGTCAAGGCCTGCACCCGGGCGGGCACCACCTGCGGATCCTGCCTGCCGCTGGTCAAGAAGATCACGACGGCGGAGCTGGAGAAGGCGGGCGTCGAGGTCTCCACGGCGCTGTGCGAGCACTTCTCCCTGTCCCGTGCGGGCCTGTTCGAGGCCGTCCGGGTGGCCGGGCTGCACACCTTCTCCGAGATCCTGGAACGGTTCGGCCAGGGCGGTCGCGGCTGCGACATCTGCCGCCCCGTCATCGGTTCCATCCTCGCGAGCCTCGGCAACGGGCACGTGCTCGCCGGCGAGCAGGCTGCGCTGCAGGACACCAACGACCACGTGCTGGCCAACATGCAGAAGGACGGCACGTACTCGGTGGTGCCGCGGATGCCGGGCGGCGAGGTGACCCCGGAGGGCCTCATCGTCATCGGTCAGGTGGCCCGCGACTTCGGCCTCTACACGAAGATCACGGGCGGGCAGCGGGTCGACATGTTCGGCGCCCGCATCGAGCAGCTGCCCCAGATCTGGCAGCGCCTGGTCGACGCGGGCTTCGAGTCCGGGCACGCGTACGGCAAGGCGCTGCGCACGGTGAAGTCCTGCGTGGGCAGCACGTGGTGCCGTTACGGCGTGCAGGACTCCGTGGGCATGGCGGTGCGGCTCGAGCTGCGCTACCGCGGCCTGCGCTCGCCGCACAAGCTCAAGCTGGGCGTGTCGGGCTGCGCCCGCGAGTGCGCCGAGGCGCGCGGCAAGGACGTGGGCGTCATCGCCACGGAGAAGGGCTGGAACATGTACGTGGGCGGCAACGGCGGCTTCACCCCGAAGCACGCCCGGCTGTTCGCCGAGGACCTCTCCGACGACGAGCTGATCCGGGCCATCGACCGGTTCCTGCTGTACTACGTCCGCTCCGCGGACCGCCTGCAGCGCACGGCGGCCTGGCTCGACGACGTCGAGGGCGGCCTCGACCACGTGCGCGCCGTCGTGCTGGAGGACAGCCTCGGCATCGCCGCGGACCTCGACGAGCAGATGGCCGCCCACGTGGCCGGCTACGAGGACGAGTGGAAGGCCGTCCTGGACGACCCGGACAAGCTCGCCCGGTTCTCCAGCTTCGTCAACGCGCCGGACACCCCCGACCCCGACCTGGCCTATGTGCCCGAGCGTGGCCAGCGCCGCCCCGCCACCGCCGACGAGAAGGACTCCGGTGCCGTGCTGATCGCCGGCCCCACCCTGCCCGTGCTCGTGCCTGAGGAGGCCCGATGA
- a CDS encoding HesA/MoeB/ThiF family protein encodes MSLPPLVPVRVPLDATERRRAARHVLLDGFGPDAQARVAGARVLVVGAGGLGSPVLQYLAAAGVGTLGIVDDDVVTPSNLQRQVLHGADDLGERKTASAAATLRSLRPQADVVEHAVRLTADNADGLLAGYDLVVDACDTFATRYLVGDAAARRGLPVVWGTVLGWDGQVSVWWSAAPGGRALTYRDVFGPEPAEGESCETAGVLGPACGVVGTTMAVEVLKLLTGTGDPALGRLLMYDARTSTWDTIPLAAPPAARGATPARETTLDAPESGVAAGRAPRVPAALGLVVDVGREAVVDGAVWVRLEDLAAGNLPPAVLDHPLDAPVVVVCEQGLRSRGAATVLRADGWRDVHPTTYTALASGV; translated from the coding sequence ATGAGCCTGCCGCCGCTGGTTCCGGTCCGGGTGCCGCTCGACGCCACCGAGCGGCGTCGCGCAGCCCGGCACGTGCTCCTCGACGGCTTCGGTCCCGACGCGCAGGCGCGCGTCGCCGGGGCGCGCGTGCTCGTGGTGGGCGCCGGCGGCCTCGGCTCACCCGTGCTGCAGTACCTCGCCGCGGCGGGGGTTGGCACGCTCGGCATCGTCGACGACGACGTCGTCACGCCGTCGAACCTGCAGCGGCAGGTGCTGCACGGCGCGGATGACCTGGGGGAGCGCAAGACGGCGTCCGCGGCCGCGACGCTGCGCTCCCTGCGGCCGCAGGCCGACGTCGTCGAGCACGCCGTGCGCCTGACGGCGGACAACGCCGACGGCCTGCTGGCCGGGTACGACCTCGTCGTGGACGCCTGCGACACCTTCGCCACCCGCTACCTGGTGGGGGACGCGGCCGCGAGGCGGGGTCTGCCGGTGGTCTGGGGCACCGTGCTCGGCTGGGACGGCCAGGTGTCGGTGTGGTGGTCCGCGGCGCCGGGCGGGCGGGCGCTGACCTACCGCGACGTGTTCGGGCCGGAGCCGGCCGAGGGCGAGTCGTGCGAGACCGCGGGCGTGCTGGGGCCGGCCTGTGGCGTCGTCGGCACGACGATGGCGGTCGAGGTCCTCAAGCTGCTCACCGGGACCGGTGACCCGGCCCTGGGGCGGTTGCTGATGTACGACGCCCGCACCTCCACCTGGGACACGATCCCCCTGGCCGCACCGCCGGCCGCCCGTGGCGCCACGCCGGCCCGCGAGACCACGCTGGACGCACCCGAGTCCGGCGTAGCCGCGGGCCGCGCGCCCCGGGTGCCGGCCGCCCTCGGGCTGGTCGTCGACGTCGGCCGCGAGGCGGTCGTCGACGGGGCCGTGTGGGTGCGGCTCGAGGATCTCGCCGCCGGGAACCTGCCCCCCGCCGTGCTCGACCACCCGCTCGACGCCCCGGTGGTCGTCGTGTGCGAGCAAGGGTTGCGGTCGCGCGGCGCGGCCACGGTGCTGCGCGCGGACGGCTGGCGCGACGTGCACCCGACGACGTACACCGCGCTCGCGTCCGGCGTGTGA
- a CDS encoding molybdenum cofactor biosynthesis protein MoaE yields the protein MSGQRALRAAVVVASDRAAAGVYEDRSGPAARTWFERHGWTATVHVVPDGEPVRAALHALLRADPAPDVVVTSGGTGIAPTDRTPELTRTVVDREVPGIAELVRAASLAPADGRAPVPTAALSRGVAGVAGHTLIVNLPGSPGGVVDGLDALADVLPHAVAQLAVRDHRHAERPQHAPDDHAPDDPAPQPRADDGGTATPAAVVLHADVVTDPLDLDALVTLVRDDTCGAVATFTGYVRDHDDGRGVTHLAYEAHPDAATALADVAARVARRVAAQTGDVLRVAVVHRVGDLAIGDAAVVAAVASGHRRAAFAAVADLVDELKAEVPIWKEQGFTDGSSEWVGALG from the coding sequence ATGAGCGGACAGCGGGCGCTGCGTGCCGCCGTCGTCGTCGCCTCCGACCGTGCCGCCGCCGGCGTCTACGAGGACCGCTCCGGCCCCGCCGCCCGTACCTGGTTCGAACGGCACGGCTGGACCGCCACCGTGCACGTCGTCCCCGACGGCGAACCCGTCCGCGCCGCCCTGCACGCCCTGCTGCGCGCCGATCCAGCCCCCGACGTCGTCGTCACCAGCGGCGGCACCGGCATCGCGCCCACCGACCGCACCCCCGAGCTGACCCGCACCGTCGTCGACCGCGAGGTCCCCGGCATCGCCGAGCTCGTCCGGGCCGCCTCCCTCGCACCCGCCGACGGCCGTGCCCCCGTCCCCACCGCCGCACTCTCCCGCGGCGTCGCCGGCGTCGCCGGACACACCCTGATCGTCAACCTGCCCGGCTCGCCCGGCGGCGTCGTCGACGGCCTCGACGCCCTCGCCGACGTCCTGCCCCACGCCGTCGCCCAGCTCGCCGTCCGCGACCACCGGCACGCCGAGCGACCGCAGCACGCCCCCGACGACCACGCCCCCGACGACCCGGCCCCGCAGCCTCGCGCCGACGACGGCGGCACCGCCACTCCGGCCGCCGTCGTCCTGCACGCCGACGTCGTCACCGACCCCCTCGACCTCGACGCCCTCGTCACCCTCGTGCGCGACGACACCTGCGGCGCCGTCGCCACCTTCACCGGCTACGTCCGCGACCACGACGACGGCCGCGGCGTCACCCACCTCGCCTACGAGGCCCACCCCGACGCCGCCACGGCGCTCGCGGACGTCGCCGCGCGGGTGGCGCGACGGGTCGCCGCGCAGACCGGTGACGTGCTGCGGGTCGCCGTCGTGCACCGCGTGGGCGACCTGGCGATCGGGGACGCCGCCGTGGTCGCGGCCGTCGCCTCCGGGCACCGCCGCGCGGCGTTCGCCGCCGTCGCCGACCTGGTCGACGAGCTCAAGGCCGAGGTGCCGATCTGGAAGGAGCAGGGGTTCACGGACGGCAGCTCAGAGTGGGTGGGGGCGCTGGGATGA
- the moaC gene encoding cyclic pyranopterin monophosphate synthase MoaC — protein sequence MTEQAGLSHYRADGAAHMVDVSAKDVTAREATAVGVLRTRPDVVARIASGDLPKGEAVATARIAGILGAKRTPDLVPLCHPLPITGVDVDVVPHDDVVQITATVRTRGRTGVEMEALTAVTIAGLTVYDMIKAVDRDAVLTDVHVVAKSGGKSGDWTKEDA from the coding sequence ATGACCGAACAAGCCGGCCTGTCCCACTACCGCGCCGACGGCGCCGCCCACATGGTCGACGTCTCCGCCAAGGACGTCACCGCGCGCGAGGCCACCGCCGTCGGCGTGCTGCGCACCCGGCCCGACGTCGTCGCCCGCATCGCGTCCGGCGACCTGCCCAAGGGCGAGGCCGTCGCCACCGCCCGCATCGCCGGCATCCTCGGCGCCAAGCGCACCCCCGACCTGGTGCCGCTGTGCCACCCCCTGCCCATCACCGGCGTCGACGTCGACGTCGTCCCCCACGACGACGTCGTGCAGATCACCGCCACCGTGCGCACCCGCGGACGCACCGGCGTCGAGATGGAAGCCCTCACGGCCGTGACGATCGCCGGCCTGACGGTGTACGACATGATCAAGGCCGTCGACCGCGACGCCGTCCTCACCGACGTGCACGTCGTCGCCAAGTCCGGCGGCAAGTCCGGCGACTGGACGAAGGAGGACGCATGA
- the glp gene encoding gephyrin-like molybdotransferase Glp, translated as MSRTSPAEHAARVARLLAPALAGRRTERVLVADLLAAARQAAVLPPRVLARDARAIVALPGFDNSQMDGFAVRAADLTAATPAAPVRLPVGPAVPAGTAPAPLAPGTAAPVMTGAPIPPGADAVVRIEDADPPGFGAGPGGGVTVTSAAFARPVAAGTYVRTAGSDVSASAVVVAAETTLGPAQLGALVAAGVADVEVWAPPHVLLLSTGSELVPAGRPLGPAQVFDANGAALTAALAQVGCRVTARVVPDDPAALLSALHETQDADLVLTTGGVSAGAYEVVRSTLDDAWFGPVAMQPGGPQGLGTVAVRPAGNGDADPARIVPLVAFPGNPVSALVSFELFLRPVLARATGTVPATRPARRAPLAEPVDSPPALLQVRRGRLDDDGRVRLVGGPGSHLLAHLAAATVLVHVPPGVARLEAGTAVDIWEIS; from the coding sequence GTGAGCCGGACAAGCCCGGCGGAGCACGCCGCCCGGGTCGCCCGGCTGCTCGCCCCGGCGCTCGCGGGGCGGCGCACCGAGCGCGTCCTCGTCGCCGACCTTCTCGCCGCCGCCCGGCAGGCCGCTGTGCTCCCGCCGCGCGTCCTGGCCCGCGACGCCCGCGCCATCGTCGCGCTGCCTGGGTTCGACAACTCCCAGATGGACGGCTTCGCGGTCCGTGCCGCCGACCTGACCGCCGCGACCCCCGCCGCACCCGTGCGCCTGCCCGTCGGCCCCGCCGTCCCCGCGGGCACCGCCCCCGCCCCGCTCGCCCCCGGGACCGCCGCACCGGTCATGACCGGCGCACCGATCCCGCCCGGCGCCGACGCCGTCGTGCGCATCGAGGACGCCGACCCGCCCGGCTTCGGTGCAGGGCCGGGAGGTGGCGTGACCGTCACCTCCGCAGCCTTCGCGCGGCCTGTCGCCGCGGGCACGTACGTCCGCACCGCCGGCTCCGACGTCTCCGCCTCAGCCGTCGTCGTCGCCGCCGAGACGACGCTCGGGCCCGCCCAGCTCGGGGCGCTGGTCGCGGCCGGGGTCGCCGACGTCGAGGTGTGGGCGCCGCCGCACGTGCTGCTGCTCTCGACCGGCTCGGAGCTGGTCCCCGCCGGGCGGCCCCTCGGTCCCGCCCAGGTGTTCGACGCCAACGGTGCCGCCCTGACCGCGGCGCTGGCACAGGTCGGCTGCCGCGTCACCGCCCGCGTCGTCCCCGACGACCCCGCCGCGCTGCTCTCCGCGCTCCACGAGACCCAGGACGCCGACCTCGTCCTGACCACCGGCGGCGTCTCCGCCGGGGCGTACGAGGTGGTGCGCAGCACCCTGGACGACGCCTGGTTCGGACCGGTCGCGATGCAGCCCGGCGGCCCCCAGGGCCTCGGCACGGTCGCCGTCCGCCCTGCCGGGAACGGTGACGCCGACCCCGCACGGATCGTCCCGCTCGTCGCCTTCCCGGGCAACCCCGTCAGCGCCCTGGTCAGCTTCGAGCTGTTCCTGCGCCCCGTGCTCGCCCGCGCCACCGGCACCGTCCCCGCCACCCGCCCCGCCCGCCGGGCACCCCTGGCGGAGCCCGTCGACTCACCGCCCGCACTCCTGCAGGTCCGCCGCGGCCGCCTCGACGACGACGGCCGCGTCCGCCTCGTCGGCGGCCCCGGCTCCCACCTGCTCGCCCACCTCGCCGCCGCCACCGTGCTCGTACACGTGCCGCCCGGCGTCGCCCGCCTCGAGGCCGGCACCGCCGTCGACATCTGGGAGATCTCATGA
- a CDS encoding FAD-dependent oxidoreductase — protein sequence MTPASPRVPVRVVVVGFGMVGARLVDELERRDPWGLDVTVLGAEEYEPYNRVLLSDVVAGRTDLAAIGLPLPGGRARVERGVDAVGIDRGARVVLASDGSRHPYDLLVLATGARARIPAIPGLDGAALPAGVHPLRTLDDAREIVAATLNAPRAVVVGGGVLGVEAALGLAARGLQVALVHPGATIMDRQLDPGAGQVLEDQLAAHDVRVLTGSRPAEVLVVAGRTVGLRLDRTPAAGSTSAAPSTSTARSASAARSVPSLGTGALASRRADLDGSEGPMGDVVAAGLVVVAAGAVPETRLAAGAGLTVDRGIVVGHDLASVDDPAVFAIGDCAQPPEGSRGLVAEGWDQARRLAQAIADAAQRATPPAPAGSGPGPDGRSTDQRTTDARSTGQRTSDQHPAGPRVHLRGPWEGDRPSLALRLGTPLATRAATDRGVEVRGTDVVKVKAGHLSVVAMGACGADRTPRPGERAVRLADPAGGRWVEAVVADGLLVGATCVGDARVAADLTAAYTRRTPVPADPAFLLLTPVAPTAAPATSPEHMPDDAVVCRCNGVSKADVAAAVEGGARDVADVAAATRATTGCGGCADAVGGLCGWLAGLRAAAAEVVPDAV from the coding sequence ATGACCCCCGCATCGCCCCGCGTGCCCGTGCGCGTCGTCGTCGTCGGCTTCGGCATGGTCGGCGCCCGCCTGGTCGACGAGCTGGAGCGCCGCGACCCCTGGGGCCTGGACGTGACCGTGCTGGGCGCCGAGGAGTACGAGCCGTACAACCGCGTGCTCCTGTCCGACGTCGTCGCCGGCCGTACCGACCTCGCGGCGATCGGCCTGCCCCTGCCCGGCGGGCGGGCGCGGGTCGAGCGCGGCGTCGACGCCGTCGGCATCGACCGCGGCGCCCGTGTCGTGCTCGCCTCCGACGGGTCGCGCCACCCGTACGACCTGCTCGTGCTCGCCACCGGCGCGCGCGCCCGCATCCCCGCGATCCCCGGCCTGGACGGTGCCGCCCTGCCCGCCGGGGTGCACCCCCTGCGGACCCTCGACGACGCCCGCGAGATCGTCGCCGCGACCCTCAACGCGCCGCGCGCCGTCGTCGTCGGCGGGGGAGTGCTGGGCGTCGAGGCCGCGCTGGGGCTCGCCGCGCGCGGGCTGCAGGTGGCGCTCGTGCACCCGGGCGCCACGATCATGGACCGGCAGCTCGACCCCGGGGCGGGGCAGGTCCTCGAGGACCAGCTCGCGGCGCACGACGTCCGGGTCCTGACCGGCTCCCGGCCGGCCGAGGTGCTCGTCGTCGCGGGGCGCACGGTGGGCCTCCGTCTGGACCGGACACCTGCCGCGGGATCGACCTCCGCCGCGCCGTCGACCTCCACCGCACGGTCGGCGTCCGCGGCGAGATCCGTGCCATCGCTCGGCACCGGCGCGTTGGCGAGCCGTCGTGCGGATCTCGACGGCTCAGAGGGCCCGATGGGGGACGTCGTGGCGGCCGGGCTCGTCGTCGTCGCGGCGGGTGCGGTGCCCGAGACCCGGCTGGCCGCCGGCGCAGGGCTGACCGTCGACCGCGGCATCGTCGTCGGGCACGACCTCGCCAGCGTGGACGACCCGGCCGTGTTCGCGATCGGCGACTGTGCGCAGCCGCCGGAGGGATCGCGCGGACTCGTCGCCGAGGGCTGGGACCAGGCGCGCCGTCTCGCGCAGGCGATCGCCGACGCCGCCCAACGAGCCACGCCGCCAGCACCCGCGGGATCGGGCCCCGGGCCCGACGGGCGCAGCACCGACCAGCGCACCACCGACGCTCGCTCCACGGGCCAGCGCACCAGCGACCAGCACCCCGCCGGGCCGCGCGTGCACCTGCGCGGCCCGTGGGAGGGCGACCGGCCGTCGCTCGCACTGCGGCTGGGCACCCCGCTGGCCACCCGTGCGGCCACCGACCGGGGCGTCGAGGTGCGCGGCACCGACGTCGTCAAGGTCAAGGCCGGGCACCTGTCCGTCGTGGCGATGGGCGCCTGTGGCGCGGACCGCACGCCCCGGCCGGGGGAGCGGGCCGTGCGGCTCGCCGACCCGGCCGGCGGACGCTGGGTCGAGGCCGTGGTGGCCGACGGGCTGCTCGTCGGCGCCACCTGTGTCGGTGACGCCCGGGTCGCCGCGGACCTCACCGCCGCCTACACGCGCCGCACGCCCGTCCCCGCGGACCCCGCGTTCCTGCTGCTCACGCCCGTGGCACCCACGGCGGCCCCGGCCACCAGCCCGGAGCACATGCCCGACGACGCCGTGGTGTGCCGCTGCAACGGTGTCTCCAAGGCCGACGTCGCGGCTGCCGTCGAGGGCGGGGCGCGGGACGTGGCCGACGTCGCCGCGGCAACCCGGGCGACGACCGGGTGCGGTGGCTGCGCCGACGCCGTCGGCGGACTGTGCGGCTGGCTCGCCGGCCTGCGCGCCGCCGCGGCCGAGGTCGTGCCCGACGCGGTGTGA